A single genomic interval of Brevundimonas diminuta harbors:
- a CDS encoding M48 family metallopeptidase, with product MAYRNGQRLPLDESGAGAGPVLRLSVNPRARRLSVRIDARAGEAVVIAPTERGLSQAVAFARSKAVWISERLAVRPKSRPLEPGQVISLRGRPVRLEAVPGAGAARLVEDGTIIRSGGDGEAYARRVENLLKREARETLLERTDHHLRALGQGPVKMGIADTRSRWGSCSPHNRTIRYSWRVIMAPPPVIDYLAAHEVAHLVHADHSPAYWSVVERLVGDHKPWRKWLKDYGAALHAVGR from the coding sequence GTGGCGTACCGCAACGGTCAGCGGCTGCCGCTTGACGAAAGCGGGGCCGGCGCTGGTCCCGTTCTAAGACTTTCGGTCAATCCGCGCGCCCGGCGTCTGTCGGTGCGGATCGACGCGCGCGCCGGCGAGGCCGTGGTCATCGCCCCGACCGAGCGCGGCCTGAGCCAAGCCGTCGCCTTCGCCCGATCCAAGGCCGTCTGGATCAGCGAACGCCTGGCCGTCCGCCCCAAGAGCCGCCCGCTGGAACCGGGCCAGGTCATCTCCCTGCGCGGCAGGCCCGTGCGGCTGGAGGCCGTGCCCGGCGCGGGCGCCGCACGCCTGGTTGAGGACGGAACGATCATCCGCTCGGGCGGCGACGGCGAGGCCTACGCCCGCCGCGTCGAGAACCTGCTGAAGCGCGAGGCGCGCGAGACGCTTCTGGAACGCACCGACCACCATCTGCGCGCGCTTGGCCAGGGCCCGGTCAAGATGGGCATCGCCGACACCCGGTCGCGCTGGGGCTCGTGCAGCCCGCACAACCGTACCATCCGCTATTCCTGGCGCGTCATCATGGCCCCGCCCCCGGTCATCGACTACCTCGCCGCCCACGAGGTCGCCCACCTGGTCCACGCCGACCACAGCCCGGCCTACTGGTCCGTGGTCGAACGGCTGGTCGGGGATCACAAGCCTTGGCGGAAATGGCTGAAAGACTACGGCGCCGCGCTGCACGCCGTGGGGCGATAG
- a CDS encoding SCO family protein, with product MPRRSILLFAGACIAIAVALAIITVVVVSGRTSTSDGAEVTSTGQPLVGGDFKLVNQDGRPVDQTMLNGKWSLVFFGFTYCPEFCPTTLAELGAVQQRLGDKADNLQIVFVSIDPERDTPQALKDYLSSDGFPKGTIGLTGTPEQVATAAKAYRAFYQKVGEGEGYTMNHSLTVYLMGPDGKFRTAVAYGMGPDKTTRIIEQAMARG from the coding sequence ATGCCGCGTCGTTCCATCCTGCTGTTCGCGGGCGCCTGCATCGCCATCGCCGTGGCGCTCGCCATCATCACCGTCGTGGTGGTCAGCGGCAGGACGTCCACGTCAGACGGCGCCGAGGTGACGTCGACCGGCCAACCCCTGGTCGGCGGCGACTTCAAACTGGTCAATCAGGATGGGCGGCCCGTCGATCAGACGATGCTGAACGGCAAATGGAGCCTGGTTTTCTTCGGTTTCACCTACTGCCCCGAGTTCTGCCCGACCACCCTGGCCGAGCTGGGCGCGGTGCAGCAGCGGCTGGGCGACAAGGCGGACAATCTGCAGATCGTCTTCGTCAGCATTGACCCTGAACGCGACACGCCCCAGGCGCTGAAGGACTATCTGTCGTCCGACGGCTTTCCCAAGGGGACCATCGGCCTGACGGGCACGCCCGAACAGGTGGCGACGGCCGCCAAGGCCTACCGCGCCTTCTATCAGAAGGTCGGCGAGGGCGAGGGCTATACGATGAACCATTCCCTGACCGTCTATCTGATGGGCCCTGACGGAAAGTTCCGCACCGCCGTCGCCTATGGAATGGGGCCGGACAAGACGACGAGGATCATCGAACAGGCGATGGCGCGGGGTTAG
- a CDS encoding transglycosylase domain-containing protein, translating to MAGPVNAGGPQAQGKPRRSALGRLFYWSAVLAVWGLIFLVVFFAVFARGLPDTSSLYQVDRQPSITYLDRNGALIATRGTQMAPPADLDALPDYVPAAFIAIEDRRFYHHPGFDPIGMMRAMATNVRAGRVVQGGSTLTQQLAKNLFLTPDQNMRRKVQELMLAVWLEMKFSKKEILALYLNRVYFGAGAYGIEAASQRYFDKSAKNLTVGEAALLAGLLKAPSRYSPVSESERAAARATVVLNEMEEAGVITAAQREQAVTHPVIVSRTLATQHAQYFIDWLDKSIRSLVGEPTEDMVVETTLDLTLQTAAERSVRRILDRDAGKGVQQAALVALDGDGRVRAMIGGSSYADSQFNRAVDAKRQAGSAFKPFVYLAAVEAGYTPQTPVVDQPITIGNWSPRNYSGTFSGNMTLAQAVAQSTNTVAAYVADQVGRDSVARAARRLGIESRIGLEPAMALGAVEVSPIEMATAYDAFANGGRRVDAYGISRIRTPQGRVIYQRQSGQSGQAINNPSLYYMNQMLRGVVTSGSGRSAAISGRDLAGKTGTTSDYKDAWFVGYTGGFVTAVWVGKDDNTAMRGVTGGSSPAAIWKGFMEAALPRLDAPAIPNGPPMPEGWVAPDPVGDLMSGLDQNGLPIEPVDPLAGEPYVPDDQAPMQPPSPQPSSPASPKGGYRDAPNPQQPEGRPAPERKGDALFF from the coding sequence ATGGCGGGACCGGTGAATGCGGGCGGACCACAGGCGCAGGGCAAGCCCCGCCGGTCGGCCCTGGGACGGTTGTTTTACTGGAGCGCCGTGCTGGCGGTCTGGGGGCTGATCTTCCTGGTCGTCTTCTTCGCCGTCTTCGCGCGCGGCCTGCCGGACACCTCCAGCCTGTATCAGGTCGATCGCCAGCCCTCGATCACCTATCTGGATCGCAATGGGGCGCTGATCGCGACGCGAGGCACCCAGATGGCGCCGCCCGCCGATCTGGACGCGCTGCCGGACTATGTGCCGGCCGCCTTTATCGCGATCGAGGACCGGCGCTTCTACCACCACCCCGGCTTCGACCCCATCGGCATGATGCGGGCGATGGCGACCAACGTCCGCGCCGGGCGGGTGGTGCAGGGCGGCTCGACCCTGACGCAGCAACTGGCCAAGAACCTGTTCCTGACGCCCGACCAGAACATGCGCCGCAAGGTGCAGGAGTTGATGCTGGCCGTCTGGCTGGAGATGAAATTCTCCAAGAAGGAGATCCTGGCCCTGTATCTGAACCGGGTCTATTTCGGTGCCGGCGCCTATGGGATCGAGGCGGCGTCGCAACGCTATTTCGACAAGTCGGCCAAGAACCTGACGGTCGGAGAGGCCGCGCTGCTGGCGGGCCTGCTGAAGGCGCCCTCGCGCTATTCGCCGGTGTCCGAGAGCGAGCGCGCCGCCGCCCGCGCCACCGTCGTGCTGAACGAGATGGAAGAGGCCGGCGTCATCACCGCCGCCCAGCGCGAACAGGCCGTGACCCACCCGGTCATCGTCTCGCGCACTCTGGCGACCCAGCACGCCCAGTATTTCATCGACTGGCTGGACAAGTCGATCCGCAGCCTGGTCGGCGAACCGACCGAGGACATGGTGGTCGAGACCACGCTGGACCTGACGCTGCAGACGGCGGCCGAGCGGTCGGTGCGCCGCATCCTGGATCGCGACGCCGGCAAGGGCGTGCAGCAGGCGGCCCTGGTTGCGCTGGACGGCGACGGCCGGGTGCGCGCCATGATCGGCGGCTCCTCCTATGCCGACAGCCAGTTCAACCGCGCCGTCGACGCCAAGCGCCAGGCGGGTTCGGCCTTCAAACCCTTTGTCTACCTGGCGGCGGTCGAGGCCGGCTATACGCCCCAGACCCCGGTGGTCGATCAGCCGATCACCATCGGCAACTGGTCGCCCCGCAACTATTCCGGCACCTTCAGCGGCAACATGACCCTGGCCCAGGCCGTAGCCCAGTCGACCAATACGGTGGCGGCCTATGTCGCCGATCAGGTCGGGCGCGACAGCGTGGCCCGCGCCGCGCGGCGTCTGGGCATCGAAAGCCGCATCGGTCTGGAGCCGGCGATGGCGCTGGGCGCGGTCGAGGTCTCGCCGATCGAGATGGCCACCGCCTACGACGCCTTCGCCAACGGCGGCCGCCGCGTCGACGCCTATGGCATCAGCCGTATCCGCACGCCCCAGGGCCGCGTCATCTATCAGCGCCAGTCGGGCCAGAGCGGCCAGGCGATCAACAATCCGTCGCTGTACTACATGAACCAGATGCTGCGCGGCGTGGTGACCAGCGGCTCGGGCCGGTCGGCGGCGATCTCGGGCCGCGACCTCGCGGGCAAGACCGGCACGACCTCGGATTACAAGGACGCCTGGTTCGTCGGCTATACCGGCGGCTTCGTCACCGCCGTCTGGGTGGGCAAGGACGACAACACCGCCATGCGCGGTGTGACCGGCGGGTCGTCGCCCGCCGCCATCTGGAAGGGCTTCATGGAGGCGGCCCTGCCGCGCCTGGACGCCCCCGCCATCCCCAATGGTCCGCCCATGCCCGAAGGCTGGGTCGCGCCCGATCCGGTCGGCGATCTGATGAGCGGGCTGGACCAGAACGGCCTGCCCATCGAACCTGTCGATCCCTTGGCTGGCGAACCCTATGTCCCGGACGACCAGGCGCCGATGCAGCCGCCGTCGCCGCAGCCGTCCAGCCCGGCGTCACCCAAGGGCGGCTATCGCGATGCGCCGAACCCGCAGCAGCCCGAAGGCCGTCCAGCGCCGGAGCGAAAGGGCGACGCCCTGTTCTTCTGA
- a CDS encoding polyhydroxyalkanoate depolymerase, protein MLYAFHELAYQSALPFRVGAQLARSFWTSPFNPAADTAIGRTAYASAELFESVTRRYGKPAWKLETIDIGGKPVRTTEQVIWQSPWCRLVRFARNIGDLKRAKKPASGPAVLIVAPLSGHYATLLRGTVEAFLQDHDVYVTDWVNARQVPMLEGRFDFFDYIDHVRLMLAEIGGRAHVVGVCQPGPPVLAAGAVMAEDEDENRPLSMTFMGSPIDARLSPTVTNQLAEEKPFTWFKSNMIHTVPLPYAGFGRRVYPGFVQLYSFMSMNEDRHRDAHWNYFTSLIAGDGDEVEKHEEFYDEYLSVLDLTEEFYLQTIDIVFQQHLLARGLLEHRGRKVDLSMITDIGLMTVEGEKDDISGVGQTQAAHGLCPNIPEDRRVLYVQPGVGHYGVFNGRRFRDEIYPRVRDFIAQNEAAGGVPQRSAAAA, encoded by the coding sequence ATGCTCTACGCCTTTCATGAACTCGCCTACCAGTCGGCCCTGCCGTTCCGGGTAGGCGCGCAACTGGCCCGCAGCTTCTGGACCTCGCCGTTCAACCCGGCGGCCGACACCGCCATCGGCCGCACGGCCTACGCCTCGGCCGAACTATTCGAGAGCGTGACGCGGCGCTACGGCAAGCCGGCCTGGAAGCTGGAAACCATCGACATCGGCGGCAAGCCGGTGCGCACCACCGAACAGGTGATCTGGCAGAGCCCATGGTGCCGCCTGGTTCGCTTCGCCCGCAACATCGGCGATCTGAAGCGCGCGAAAAAGCCCGCCTCTGGCCCGGCCGTCCTGATCGTGGCCCCGCTGTCGGGCCACTACGCCACCTTGCTGCGCGGCACGGTCGAGGCCTTCCTTCAGGACCACGACGTCTATGTCACTGATTGGGTCAACGCCCGCCAAGTGCCGATGCTTGAGGGGCGGTTCGACTTCTTCGACTACATCGACCACGTCCGGCTGATGCTGGCCGAGATCGGCGGCCGTGCGCACGTCGTCGGCGTGTGCCAGCCCGGCCCGCCCGTTCTGGCCGCCGGCGCGGTCATGGCCGAGGACGAGGACGAAAACCGTCCGCTGTCGATGACCTTCATGGGGTCGCCCATCGACGCGCGCCTGTCGCCGACCGTGACCAACCAGCTGGCCGAGGAAAAGCCCTTCACCTGGTTCAAGTCGAACATGATCCACACCGTGCCCCTGCCCTATGCGGGCTTCGGACGGCGCGTCTATCCGGGCTTCGTCCAGCTCTACAGCTTCATGTCGATGAACGAGGATCGCCACCGCGACGCCCACTGGAACTATTTCACCAGCCTGATCGCCGGCGACGGCGACGAGGTCGAAAAGCACGAGGAATTCTACGACGAATATCTGTCGGTGCTGGACCTGACCGAAGAGTTCTACCTCCAGACCATCGACATCGTCTTCCAGCAGCATCTGCTGGCGCGGGGCCTTTTGGAACATCGCGGGCGCAAGGTCGATCTGTCCATGATCACCGACATCGGCCTGATGACAGTGGAGGGCGAGAAGGACGACATCTCCGGCGTCGGCCAGACCCAGGCCGCGCACGGCCTGTGCCCCAATATCCCCGAGGATCGCCGCGTCCTCTACGTCCAGCCGGGCGTGGGCCATTACGGCGTGTTCAACGGCCGTCGCTTCCGTGACGAGATCTATCCCCGCGTGCGCGATTTCATCGCCCAGAACGAGGCCGCCGGTGGCGTACCGCAACGGTCAGCGGCTGCCGCTTGA
- the nudC gene encoding NAD(+) diphosphatase, producing MAHQNTFAGNPLDRAGDLRNDPDWLAEQAAKPYAQALALWEGRPLIEETGEGPRLAWLQMRHARTLVRDREAFLGLWNDEPVFAIEFEGSIDPTEGPLAGLGAFQEMRAAAAILPAADAAMAGGAKSLFDWRRKHGFCANCGTLSETASGGWKRVCPACGTEHFPRVDPVTIMLPVYKGGAEPICLLGRQAAWPAGRMSALAGFLEPGESIEEACAREVKEEAGLTVISAAYHSSQPWPFPSQLMIGLIAEVSDDQAQPDQTELEAVAWLTRAEARAVLAGEHPSIQAPPPFAIAHSLIQAWVEEA from the coding sequence ATGGCCCATCAGAACACCTTCGCCGGCAATCCGCTCGATCGGGCCGGCGACCTGAGGAATGATCCCGACTGGCTGGCCGAGCAGGCCGCCAAACCCTACGCCCAGGCCCTGGCGCTCTGGGAAGGACGGCCGCTGATCGAGGAGACGGGCGAGGGGCCGAGGCTGGCATGGCTGCAGATGCGCCATGCGCGCACCCTCGTGCGGGATCGCGAGGCGTTTCTGGGCCTGTGGAACGACGAACCCGTCTTCGCCATCGAGTTCGAAGGCTCCATCGATCCGACCGAAGGGCCGCTGGCCGGGCTGGGCGCCTTTCAAGAGATGCGTGCGGCGGCGGCGATCCTGCCGGCGGCGGATGCGGCCATGGCCGGCGGGGCCAAGAGCCTGTTCGACTGGCGACGCAAGCATGGCTTTTGCGCCAACTGCGGCACGCTGAGCGAGACGGCGTCGGGCGGCTGGAAGCGGGTCTGCCCGGCCTGCGGGACCGAACATTTCCCGCGCGTCGATCCGGTCACCATCATGCTGCCGGTCTATAAGGGCGGGGCGGAGCCCATCTGCCTGCTGGGCCGCCAGGCGGCCTGGCCTGCCGGACGGATGTCGGCCCTGGCCGGGTTCCTGGAACCGGGCGAATCCATCGAGGAGGCCTGCGCCCGGGAGGTGAAGGAGGAGGCCGGACTGACCGTGATTTCCGCGGCCTATCACTCCAGCCAGCCCTGGCCCTTTCCGTCGCAACTGATGATCGGCCTGATCGCGGAGGTGTCGGACGATCAGGCGCAACCGGACCAGACCGAGTTGGAAGCCGTCGCCTGGCTGACGCGGGCCGAGGCGCGCGCCGTGCTGGCGGGCGAGCATCCGAGCATCCAGGCCCCGCCGCCCTTCGCCATCGCCCACAGCCTGATCCAGGCCTGGGTCGAGGAGGCCTGA
- a CDS encoding class I SAM-dependent methyltransferase: MTHPSAKRIVGLYRDKADDWVRDRGATLYSGDGGVDEAIWLDRFVADLPAGASILDVGCGSGWPIGAALLERGHQVTGMDASPGLIAHAQATLPTGVWSVADMRDAFPPGPFDGVLAWHSLFHLSPDDQSKVLPKLAASVAEGGRLMFTSGQAHGEIIGDWRGQPLYHASLDPEAYRALLADAGLRVEYDGAETGVWLARRAFLSAK; encoded by the coding sequence ATGACCCACCCGTCCGCGAAGCGGATCGTGGGCCTTTATCGGGACAAGGCCGACGACTGGGTCCGGGATCGGGGCGCGACCCTTTATTCCGGCGACGGCGGGGTGGACGAAGCGATATGGCTAGACCGCTTCGTTGCGGACTTGCCTGCAGGCGCATCTATTCTGGACGTCGGCTGCGGTTCGGGCTGGCCGATCGGGGCCGCCCTGCTGGAGCGGGGACATCAGGTGACGGGCATGGATGCGTCGCCGGGCCTGATCGCCCATGCTCAGGCGACGCTGCCGACAGGGGTGTGGTCGGTCGCGGATATGCGCGATGCGTTTCCGCCGGGTCCGTTCGACGGCGTTCTGGCTTGGCACAGTCTGTTTCATCTTAGCCCCGACGATCAGAGCAAGGTGCTGCCGAAGCTGGCCGCGAGCGTCGCCGAGGGCGGGCGGCTGATGTTCACCTCTGGCCAGGCGCACGGCGAGATCATCGGCGACTGGCGGGGCCAGCCGCTCTATCACGCCAGTCTGGACCCGGAGGCCTATCGCGCCCTGCTGGCCGACGCCGGATTGCGCGTCGAATACGATGGGGCGGAAACCGGCGTGTGGCTGGCCCGGCGCGCCTTTCTTTCGGCGAAATAG
- a CDS encoding ActS/PrrB/RegB family redox-sensitive histidine kinase — protein MTSTEARMAPHGVSSSEPLNGWSDAPRRGRGFSLRTLIVLRWLTIIGQSAAILTAHQGLHFPLPLWPCLIVIAISAAVNVGAMARVRRLEASLPDGRTTAIHLGFDIFQLGVLLGLTGGLENPFCLLLVAPVTIAAAALPARQALMLGVLALIAVGVLFFWSEPLPWRPHENFHLPTLYRLGMAMALVTGVVFTAGYAWRVAADAEKLELALATTQDVLQREQRLAALGGLAAAAAHELGTPLATIQVVAKELQRASAPDSDAAEDAALILQQAERCRGILTQLSQQPEGDDALYADVSLKALLEEVVEPHRGFDLAFDVLVKTPPGQPAPRVRRMPEVIHGLSTLVENAADFAKTTVRVQAVVDAGWIEIEILDDGPGFAGDILPRLGEPYVTSRPQGKARQALAAQIAAAARPSKPRAPVSGVIEPPIAPSQGGMGLGFFIARTLLERTGGSVSVGQGLPQLDAKGALRGARVAVRWARPALEVAA, from the coding sequence GTGACCTCGACAGAAGCCCGCATGGCGCCGCATGGCGTATCCTCTTCGGAGCCGTTGAACGGCTGGAGCGATGCGCCGCGTCGCGGTCGGGGGTTTTCGCTGCGGACCCTGATCGTTCTGCGCTGGCTGACGATCATCGGCCAGAGCGCGGCGATCCTGACGGCGCATCAGGGGCTGCATTTTCCCCTGCCGCTCTGGCCCTGCCTGATCGTCATCGCCATCAGCGCGGCGGTGAATGTGGGGGCCATGGCGCGGGTGCGCCGGCTGGAGGCCAGCCTGCCGGACGGGCGCACGACGGCGATCCATCTGGGCTTCGACATCTTCCAGCTGGGCGTGCTGCTGGGTCTGACCGGCGGGCTGGAGAACCCGTTCTGCCTGCTGCTGGTCGCGCCCGTCACCATCGCTGCGGCGGCCCTGCCGGCGCGTCAGGCCCTGATGCTGGGCGTGCTGGCCCTGATTGCGGTCGGGGTGCTGTTCTTCTGGTCCGAGCCCCTGCCGTGGCGGCCGCACGAGAACTTCCACCTGCCGACGCTTTATCGTCTCGGCATGGCCATGGCCCTGGTGACCGGCGTGGTCTTCACCGCCGGCTACGCCTGGCGGGTGGCGGCCGATGCGGAGAAGCTGGAGCTGGCCCTGGCGACCACCCAGGACGTGCTACAGCGCGAACAGAGGCTGGCGGCGCTGGGCGGGCTGGCGGCGGCGGCGGCGCATGAGCTGGGCACGCCGCTGGCGACCATTCAGGTGGTGGCCAAGGAGCTTCAGCGCGCCTCAGCCCCCGACAGCGACGCAGCCGAGGATGCGGCCCTGATCCTGCAACAGGCCGAACGGTGCCGGGGCATCCTGACCCAGCTGTCGCAGCAGCCCGAAGGCGATGACGCCCTCTATGCCGACGTCTCGCTGAAGGCCCTGCTGGAAGAGGTGGTGGAGCCGCATCGGGGCTTCGACCTGGCCTTCGATGTTCTGGTCAAGACGCCGCCGGGTCAGCCTGCGCCGCGCGTGCGCCGGATGCCCGAGGTGATCCACGGCCTGTCCACCCTGGTCGAGAACGCCGCCGATTTCGCCAAGACCACGGTGCGGGTCCAGGCGGTGGTGGACGCCGGCTGGATCGAGATCGAGATTCTGGACGACGGGCCGGGCTTCGCGGGCGACATCCTGCCCCGGCTGGGCGAGCCCTATGTGACCAGTCGGCCCCAAGGCAAGGCGCGCCAGGCCCTGGCCGCCCAGATCGCCGCCGCCGCCCGACCCTCCAAGCCTCGCGCCCCCGTATCTGGAGTGATCGAGCCGCCCATCGCCCCCAGCCAGGGCGGCATGGGCCTAGGCTTCTTTATCGCCCGTACCCTTCTGGAACGGACCGGCGGCTCGGTCAGCGTGGGCCAGGGCCTGCCGCAATTGGACGCCAAGGGTGCACTGCGTGGCGCGCGCGTGGCGGTGCGCTGGGCGCGGCCGGCGCTGGAGGTCGCGGCATGA
- a CDS encoding ActR/PrrA/RegA family redox response regulator transcription factor, with protein MSELEARIAALADKSLLLLDDDQALRTRMGRALEARGFQVTTAESVAEAMQLLRDKAPAFAVLDMRLEDGNGLKIVESVREKREDARIVMVTGYGAIATAVAAVKAGAVDYLSKPADADDVVKALLATGDSPEPPENPMSADRVRWEHIQRVYELCDHNVSETARRLGMHRRTLQRILAKRAPR; from the coding sequence ATGTCAGAACTCGAAGCCCGCATCGCCGCCCTGGCCGACAAGTCCCTGCTGCTGCTGGATGACGACCAGGCCCTGCGCACCCGGATGGGGCGGGCGTTGGAGGCGCGCGGCTTTCAGGTGACGACCGCCGAATCCGTCGCCGAGGCGATGCAGCTGCTGCGCGACAAGGCCCCGGCCTTCGCCGTGCTGGACATGCGGCTTGAGGACGGCAACGGCTTGAAGATCGTCGAGTCGGTGCGCGAAAAGCGCGAGGACGCCCGCATCGTCATGGTGACCGGCTACGGCGCCATCGCCACGGCGGTCGCGGCGGTCAAGGCTGGCGCCGTCGACTATCTGTCCAAGCCCGCCGATGCGGACGACGTGGTCAAGGCCCTGCTCGCCACCGGCGATTCGCCCGAACCGCCCGAAAACCCCATGAGCGCCGACCGCGTCCGCTGGGAGCATATCCAGCGCGTCTATGAGCTGTGCGACCACAATGTCTCGGAGACGGCGCGCCGTCTGGGCATGCACCGCCGCACCCTGCAACGCATCCTGGCCAAACGCGCCCCGCGATAG
- a CDS encoding DNA polymerase III subunit gamma/tau, with product MTDSDTNLDGPPWEEDDVAPRDENTDDMFGAPAAAAPERVAAPVVKPAPAEVAAHVDDGAAYQVLARKYRPRTFEDLIGQEAMVRTLTNAFATGRIAHAFMLTGVRGVGKTTTARLLARALNNETDVIDKPSLTLTAHGRHDAAIMAGQHMDVMEMDAASHTGVNDIRDILESVRYAPVEARYKVYVLDEVHMLSTQAFNALLKTLEEPPPHAKFIFATTEIRKVPVTILSRCQRFDLRRVEPEILVEHLGRIADREGMKIETDALALISRAAEGSVRDGLSLLDQALVQAERGETVKTETVRDMLGLADRTQTIALFESVMAGRTPEALESFRTLYGFGADPVQVTNDLLEHCHAASVAKMLGPNATRLPNDQAQKLAALGAAIPAATLSRTWQMLLKALDEVRRAPNPADAVEMAIVRLAYAADLPGPEEALKRLQSGEPIGGGSAPRGGGGGGGGTSAQLATRPVMAPALPDPQTFEQVVALIGEKREVGLQMDVERYVKPVSFKPGAIVYESVQGAPIELARKLSARLREWTGRTWLIAANGQGGAETVIEIQKKARAAERAEVEANPFVQAVLQAFPGAKLGEIKTIAPTVVTPEIPDVVEDDDED from the coding sequence ATGACGGACAGCGATACGAATCTCGACGGCCCGCCCTGGGAAGAGGACGACGTCGCCCCGCGCGACGAGAACACCGACGACATGTTCGGCGCGCCGGCCGCAGCGGCGCCTGAGCGGGTCGCCGCGCCTGTCGTCAAGCCGGCCCCGGCTGAAGTGGCAGCCCACGTCGATGACGGTGCCGCCTATCAGGTGCTGGCGCGCAAATATCGGCCGCGCACCTTCGAGGATCTGATCGGTCAGGAGGCGATGGTGCGCACCCTGACCAACGCCTTCGCCACGGGCCGCATCGCCCACGCCTTCATGCTGACCGGCGTACGCGGCGTCGGCAAGACGACCACCGCTCGCCTTCTGGCCCGCGCCCTGAACAACGAAACCGACGTCATCGACAAGCCGTCGCTGACCCTGACCGCCCACGGCCGGCACGACGCCGCCATCATGGCCGGCCAGCATATGGACGTGATGGAGATGGACGCGGCGTCGCATACCGGCGTCAACGACATCCGCGACATTCTGGAAAGCGTCCGCTATGCGCCCGTCGAGGCGCGCTACAAGGTCTATGTGCTGGACGAGGTCCACATGCTGTCGACGCAGGCGTTCAACGCCCTGCTGAAGACGCTGGAAGAGCCGCCGCCCCACGCCAAATTCATCTTCGCCACCACCGAAATCCGCAAGGTGCCGGTGACGATCCTGAGCCGGTGCCAGCGCTTCGACCTGCGCCGGGTCGAGCCGGAAATCCTGGTCGAACACCTGGGCCGGATCGCCGACCGCGAAGGCATGAAGATCGAGACCGACGCCCTGGCCCTGATCTCGCGCGCGGCCGAGGGGTCGGTGCGCGACGGCCTGTCGCTGCTGGACCAGGCCCTGGTCCAGGCCGAGCGGGGCGAGACGGTCAAGACCGAAACGGTGCGCGACATGCTGGGCCTGGCCGACCGGACCCAGACCATCGCCCTGTTCGAAAGCGTCATGGCCGGCCGCACGCCCGAGGCGCTGGAGAGTTTCCGCACCCTGTATGGCTTCGGCGCCGATCCGGTGCAGGTGACGAACGACCTGCTGGAGCACTGCCACGCCGCCTCGGTCGCCAAGATGCTGGGGCCGAACGCGACGCGCCTGCCCAACGATCAGGCGCAGAAGCTGGCCGCCCTGGGTGCGGCCATTCCGGCGGCGACCCTGTCGCGCACCTGGCAGATGCTGCTGAAGGCGCTGGACGAGGTGCGGCGCGCGCCCAATCCGGCTGATGCGGTGGAAATGGCGATCGTGCGCCTGGCCTACGCCGCCGACCTGCCCGGACCGGAAGAAGCGCTGAAGCGGCTGCAGTCCGGCGAACCCATCGGCGGCGGCTCGGCCCCGCGTGGAGGCGGCGGAGGCGGCGGCGGCACCTCGGCGCAGCTGGCGACGCGGCCGGTGATGGCGCCTGCCCTGCCCGATCCGCAGACCTTCGAACAGGTCGTCGCCCTGATCGGCGAGAAGCGCGAGGTTGGGCTTCAGATGGACGTGGAGCGGTATGTGAAGCCGGTCTCGTTCAAGCCCGGCGCCATCGTCTATGAAAGCGTCCAGGGCGCGCCGATCGAACTAGCGCGAAAGCTGTCGGCCCGCCTGCGCGAATGGACCGGCCGCACCTGGCTGATCGCCGCCAACGGCCAGGGCGGGGCCGAGACGGTCATCGAGATCCAGAAAAAGGCCCGTGCCGCCGAACGCGCCGAGGTCGAGGCCAATCCCTTCGTCCAGGCGGTGCTTCAGGCCTTCCCCGGCGCCAAGCTGGGCGAGATCAAGACCATCGCCCCGACCGTCGTCACCCCGGAAATCCCCGACGTGGTCGAGGACGACGACGAGGACTGA
- a CDS encoding lysozyme inhibitor LprI family protein → MKTMITLSIALGLAAAAASSASAQSQATMNANAAQELQRADRALNSQYTTTMGRMSPASRTLLRTAQRTWISFRDQQCRFEASGVQGGSAYPMVHSTCLARLTTERTRQLRTLSQCQEGDLSCPR, encoded by the coding sequence ATGAAAACGATGATCACCCTATCGATCGCGCTCGGCCTCGCCGCTGCCGCCGCCTCATCTGCCAGCGCCCAGTCGCAGGCCACGATGAACGCCAACGCCGCCCAGGAACTTCAGCGCGCCGATCGGGCGCTGAACAGCCAGTACACGACGACGATGGGACGAATGTCGCCCGCCAGCCGCACCCTGCTGCGCACCGCCCAACGCACCTGGATCAGCTTCCGCGATCAGCAATGCCGGTTCGAGGCGTCCGGCGTTCAGGGCGGTTCCGCCTATCCGATGGTGCATTCGACCTGCCTTGCGCGTCTGACGACGGAGCGGACACGCCAGTTGCGGACCCTCAGCCAATGTCAGGAAGGCGACCTGTCCTGCCCCCGCTGA